The following proteins come from a genomic window of Panicum hallii strain FIL2 chromosome 8, PHallii_v3.1, whole genome shotgun sequence:
- the LOC112902008 gene encoding exocyst complex component EXO70H1-like gives MASPSPRRHALPPPRHLRTLSSTLVQESVAAAAALVQKWHPDDDSGSLFLHAAEHEAQRFLRAAADLHRAMLFFASNVTHGGHGLVQAQALLLTAMGRLDLELQLLLDDITQSADDATRSNIRAVAEAMMAAGYGKECISTFKSHRRAALATELQRLLGFLSPPDHLHKLTWEQLDGSIIPSWLAAATVAFNSLFAAEKGLCDAVFAGGNAAVGEAVFAAVANDQATSLLAVAEAAVARARRAPERLFRVLDVHDALTEVLPGLLSVFGDSSEVAARAALVVAKVGEAARGILGSLEVAIQKEPSKATAAGGAVHPLTRYVMNYLVFLADYQEGLALLVYDDHEQEASSSPSVIIQRLVSALLGKLEAKAGCYREVALSYLFLANNTQYVANKVVGSGKLRGILGDGWAEAQSGKARAHVGVYVRAAWGKVMAAISGAEAPEAVEQAVMEAVGMQEQWVAADEETGEALRAAATAAVVPKYRMFYRRYGAAVRLTPGDVTTMIAALFAGPVGCSRKMMSELDQSVPKVEDEINQRIVLLAGRPAGSLLFDRFCGLASCCWIIAQTHRPDSKLRSQISKGSTRSIYTIILEIELLAPFALLSSNNHVS, from the exons ATGGCCTCCCCATCGCCACGCCGCCATGCCCTCCCTCCGCCACGCCACCTTCGCACGCTCTCCTCCACGCTCGTCCAAGAGAGCgttgccgctgccgccgcgctCGTCCAAAAGTGGCACCCCGACGACGACAGCGGCTCCCTCTTCCTCCACGCTGCGGAGCACGAGGCCCAGCGcttcctgcgcgccgccgccgacctccaccgcgccatgCTCTTCTTCGCCTCCAACGTCACCCACGGCGGCCACGGCCTCGTCCAAGCGCAGGCGCTGCTCCTGACCGCTATGGGCAGGCTCGACCTCGAGCTCCAACTCCTGCTGGATGACATCACCCAATCCGCCGACGACGCCACTCGCAGCAACATCCGCGCCGTTGCGGAGGCCATGATGGCCGCCGGCTACGGCAAGGAGTGCATCTCCACATTCAAGTCCCACCGTCGCGCCGCGCTGGCCACCGAGCTGCAGCGTCTGCTCGGCTTCTTGTCGCCTCCTGACCACTTGCACAAGCTCACCTGGGAGCAGCTCGACGGCAGCATCATACCCTCCTGGCTCGCCGCCGCAACCGTCGCGTTCAACTCCCTCTTCGCCGCGGAGAAAGGCCTCTGCGACGCGGTGTTCGCCGGCGGCAACGCGGCTGTCGGCGAAGCGGTGTTCGCGGCCGTGGCCAACGACCAGGCCACAAgcctcctcgccgtcgccgaggCCGCGGTGGCACGAGCAAGGCGCGCCCCGGAGCGCCTGTTCCGGGTGCTCGACGTCCACGACGCCCTTACCGAGGTGCTGCCAGGGCTCCTTTCCGTGTTCGGTGACAGCTCCGAggtcgccgcccgcgccgcccttgTGGTCGCCAAGGTCGGCGAGGCTGCGCGCGGGATCCTGGGCAGCTTGGAGGTGGCCATCCAGAAGGAGCCGTCCAAGgccacggcggccggcggcgcggtgcACCCGCTGACCCGCTACGTGATGAACTACCTCGTCTTCCTCGCCGACTACCAGGAGGGCCTTGCTCTTCTTGTCTACGACGACCACGAGCAGGAAGcatcgtcgtcgccgtcggTAATAATCCAGCGCCTGGTGTCGGCCCTGCTGGGCAAGCTGGAGGCCAAGGCCGGCTGCTACCGGGAGGTGGCGCTGAGCTACCTGTTCCTGGCGAACAACACGCAGTACGTGGCCAACAAGGTGGTCGGCAGCGGCAAGCTGCGGGGGATCCTCGGGGACGGGTGGGCGGAGGCGCAGAGCGGCAAGGCGCGGGCGCACGTCGGCGTGTACGTGCGCGCGGCGTGGGGCAAGGTGATGGCCGCCATCTCGGGAGCCGAGGCGCCGGAGGCCGTGGAGCAGGCGGTGATGGAGGCGGTGGGCATGCAGGAGCAGTGGGTGGCGGCGGACGAGGAGACGGGCGAGGCGTtgagggcggcggcgacggcggcagtgGTGCCCAAGTACAGGATGTTCTACCGGCGGTACGGCGCGGCGGTGAGGCTAACGCCGGGGGACGTGACCACCATGATCGCCGCCCTCTTTGCCGGGCCGGTGGGATGTAGCAGGAAGATGATGTCCGAGCTCGATCAATCAGT GCCGAAGGTGGAGGATGAAATCAATCAAAGAATAGTATtactggccggccggccggccggctctCTTTTATTTGACAGATTCTGCGGCCTCGCTAGCTGTTGCTGGATCATAGCTCAGACACACAGACCAGACAGCAAGCTGAGGTCGCAAATTAGCAAGGGATCAACTAGGTCAATCTACACTATTATATTGGAGATCGAATTACTTGCCCCCTTTGCATTGCTCAGCTCTAATAATCATGTATCATAA